DNA sequence from the Pungitius pungitius chromosome 3, fPunPun2.1, whole genome shotgun sequence genome:
AATAATGCAGCTTTGATTAGAGGCTTATCGCGGCTCCGTCACACCTCGGGCATGTGACTCCTCGGGCAGAGCCGTAAAAAACAAACGCACCCGAGCGGCCTCCGTTTCCTGCTTGGAGTTCATGCACCTGATTACTGCCCGTTGatattttaatggttttttGGAGCTGCGCGACTGGTCTGAAGCGAAAAGCAGTTCAGAAGTGGAGCATCTCATGACATGATACACGTGACCAAAGAGAACGAAGTGAAAGTAGAAGTTGGGTTGTGTTCAGTCGGTTTGCGGTTAGACAACCTGAAACATATCTGTTGCCACGGTAACCAATAAACAGCTGTAACACCTGAGCCCAGAGAGGTCCAAACGTTGCGTGCACCTGACGAGATAAATCCGAATGAAAAGAAGGGAAGCTTgaatcatgcccccccccctccccccttcccctgcccccccaggCTCTACCTCTCCTGCCCTCAGAGCAGTCAGAGGCTCTGGGTTTCAACGTCGACCTCCAACGTCTGTACGGCGCAGTGGTCGCCCGCGGCAACGCTCGGAAACGCAAGCTGTCCGAGGAGCAGCAGACCGCCGCCAGCGCCCCGTCTTTGGGTCAGTGTAGCATCGCAGGTATAGAAGCACGCACAGGTAGAATGCATACGCACATGCCCCTCAGGCATTACGAGTTACCTCCTCTACGTCAAGGTGGATCCGTCGCCTCCAGTGAAGCAGGCGAGAGCGGGACGGAGCAGGGCGCCGTATCGAAGATGGCCGACAGACCCGCTGTGCCACAGGTACGACACAGGTACCTTCACCGAGTGACAAGTCGGAGAGAAACCATAGCAACGCTTTGATTGGAAATACCAACAAACCTGCTTAAAAAaacgtgtgtcccccccccccttcctgtccTCCAGTCTCTCCCTGTCCTGTCCAATCCGGCGGCACGGCCATCCTccaaaccaaagaagaagaaagcagtgGGCCTGTTCCGCTGAGCGCACGTTCAGACCTTCTCCAACCTGTGGAAGGATCTGCTTCTTTTAACCGATTTTAACCTTTATTTATGCCTCAGAAATCGGCTTTTAGATTGAAATGCATTTTGATGTCAGTATTTTAAAGTGTTAAATAaagatgatttgttttttatgctgTTTTTGTCCGTTCTCCATGAAATAGAAACGGAGTGATGTCACACCGACGTTTCTGACAGCACTGAGACGTTGACTCAAGTGCTTGCTGCATATGGAGAATGCCATCGAAGTCTCAGATGAGAAGTCACAAGTCACTGTTTGCTTGTGAGAGGggagtgggggagtgggggggcatCGGGTTAACTGGAAATGCAGAGAGGATCTCTGTTAGTGATTCATAATTAAGTGAGAAGAGCTGGACCTGTTGATGACTAACTCATTGACTCATTAATGTGAGcaaataatattttttcattcagaGCCGAACGCGGTGGGACTGCTGAGCCGTTTGGTGACCTCGAGTCACACCTTCACaagtcattcattcatgtaaAGAAGGCCCTTATCTTTTCCTTATTTGTCTGGGAATATATCACTTTGGGCCCCTTAGCGACGGCCTAAGGCCCCCTGGGGTCCTCAGCCTGCAGTTTGACCTTGGGTCAGCCTGAAAGACTTTGAACAGCAAAGACGACATTAATGTAAACATGTCAGCTCCTTTAACTCTGAGTCCATTCAGCCTCTGAGGGAATTCTGGGAAATCTTTTGGGGTTTCCCTGATGGATAATTTAATGTCGTCATGAGGATCTGTTCGTTCCACTCGGACCCTCATTTCGcaacagggggggggctgaaaccGCTTTAACGCGCGCACCTGCGTGCGTAACTTGGAGCCGTTTGTCTGCCCTCTTGGCTGAAGATATGAAGGCGGCCGCGGGGCCCGGTGCCACCCCGGTGGGAGGAGAGGACGCGGCGGAGGGCAGGTCCGGCAGGGCGCGGTCTTCTTCTCCCGCGGCACCTCATCTGTTCTGTCGTAGGATCTCTTCCATTCCTGCCACAGGGACGCATTGAGAAGCCAGCCCAGAGGGAGACAAACCGCTGCGGGGACACCCTTTGACCGCCGTGCCCAACAGGCGCAGCCAGACTGCGCACCGCGCGCCTCCGCGTCTGTCTGCAGCGCTTTTCTCACAGCTCCGACACAGAGAGGCAGCTTTGAACCTGCCTGCCAAGATAAACTCACCTTGGCTATTTATGCCCCTACCTCCGCGTGCACTCGGGACAGCGCAGAGCCAGCCGCTCAGGGGACAGGTTAAGGTCTCCGGGTCCTCTCCAGCGGCGCACTGGCCACTTTTACGCGCCGGGAATGGACACTTTTGGGGACTCCGGAATGAGTCCTGCTCCGCTACAATCATAAAGGCGACTCAAGGCTCCACCGAGAGAAGCACAGCCAccagctggggagggggggcaaacaCCGGCCCCGGGGCGGAATGCTGCTTCCGACGCTGGTGACGTGCCTCGCCGGGTGCGCCTTTCTCCTCTCGCCGGTCAGCGAGGGCTGCGGGCCGGGCAGAGGCTACGGCAAGAGGCGGTCACCGCGGAAACTCGCGCCGCTTGCCTACAAGCAGTTCACCCCCAACGTGGCCGAGAAGACTTTGGGGGCCAGCGGGAGGTACGAAGGGAAAATAACCCGGAACTCTGAGCGCTTCAAGGAGCTCACCCCCAACTACAACCCCGACATCATCTTCAAGGATGAGGAGAACACAGGTGCAGACCGCATGATGACAcaggtaaacccccccccctccgcacaCCGTAGGGCCCCTGTGGCCATTAAAACATGCCCGTGAGGAGGCCTTTCACTGCGCTTTAGTGCACTTTGGCCAGTCTTTAAACGCGTGGCCACTGTTATCTTTTTCCGCGTTTCTTGTTGACTCAAGGCTCGTCGTCACTGAAAGGAGGAATCCgtctttacacaaacaaacGGCACTTTGCGTTCACAGTCTGGGTAAATCACAGCCAAATCCCTTCTGTCCgatacaaatacaaatcaaagCGGGGTTTTCATGCCAAGAAACGGATAACGACGCTTTGTTGCGTCCATGTTTCAAACCCCCCTGCAGCTGGAATCAGAGCTCTCCTCTTGTGCTCCACGTGGACCTCCACAGGGTCACTGTGGGCAGCTGGTGCGTAAAGAGGGCAACCCCGTCtaaaaatgtttggaaaaactcTTAATTAAAACACTAGTCCTCTGTTTTACATCATGTTTCTGGGTGGAAAAACCGCCAAAAGTCGTATTTGGTTAGAGCCGGGTCACGCGGGTGCGCATGTTTACCGTTTTCCTTTTAGCCCGACTGGCCAGAGTTAACAGTCGCCCTTTGGActgtcagacttttttttttacgacaccGACATTGATGTGGCCCCGCGTGGAATTTATTTGACTCTCAATTTCCCCAGGAATACCGTATTTATATCTGGCCCTGGTGACCGCGGGCTTCCTCTCCGAGCGGCGGCGCTTGTGTCCACAGACCGACGTGGGGGGAGTGAGCGCGCGCGCAGCGTCCCGTCCGGAGCTGTCACCTCTGCGTGCGCGCTGCAAGAAATGTCGCTCGCGCAGAGAGCGCCATTCACCGCAGCGGTTATTACCCAAATGCATCCAAAAAGAGCGTGCACGTGGGAGGCAGAGGATCCAATCAGCAAACAGTCCGATCaacttgttggggggggggggggggatcttttgCAGCGCGCTCCCGAACCGCGGCGCAGACCTGCGCACAATTTATGGGCTCCGAGCCGCAGGAGACAGCCTGGTGTTTGTCTATTACTAGTCCGTGTTACTCTGGGGTTTGTTTTCGCAGCACACACGAGCAGAAATAGCCCACTTCGCTCCAGCGGCGCTTTAATTATACACATTTGTATTCGCTTTCTCCGGGGAGCCCCACTAAGAAGCCCCACTGCCGATAAACCCTCTATTAGACAAGGTGTCTTCTCTTTGGCGTGCACGGATAATGCGCGTCAGAAGAGTCCCGCTTCCTTCCCACCCGGGGCCGCCATCAGATCCGGATGGATGCGTAAAAGCTggcagatccccccccccaacaagcatccaaccccccccccccttttcccctaTTTCAATAACAGTCTGTCCCCTCGTGTGATGCGAACTAGACTCCGAGACGCCTCGTGAGACCAGGGGACCTGCTCGGGAGGACGTTTAAAGGTGTGCACAGGCGTCCAATGTTTGTGCAGCCAGCGGTTTAGTGCTCCAACCCCCGTCGATGTGCAGACCTTAAGAGGAAAACCCACCGAATGTATCGCGTGATTTATGGAGGCCAGCTCGTTGCTGTGACCGCAGTTAAAATCCACAGTGAACACCGTGAAAAGGCATCTGTGGCCCCCGAGACGCGAGCTATTCTCATCCCAGCCGCGTGGAAAAAAGGCCTTTATATAGGGTTTGATCCCACTTCATGAAACGAGATGCTGTGCGGAAACACAAGACCTGCTAGTCATGATCTCACTCCACGTTCATTCAGTCATTTGAGCTCTTCCGTTGCAATGAAACGTCCCGGCTGGTTACATCTGAATCATGAATTGAAATCAATGCTTTTTAAACTCCACCTGCAGGACGGTCAGTGTTATGATGCAGATGAACCATGTTAAAATGCACACTGCATCGAGTAAGTATGGAAACTGGCGGTTCCTCCTGTTGGGTCTTTGTTCACATCTTTCTAGActggaccaccccccccccccccccccacacacacacacacacacacacacacaagcaggggACTGGAGTCTAACATCTCAGTTCATCAACATCTGAAGCATACCCCTTGATCCTAATGCTGAGCTCATGCTGAAGTAATTCTAGATATGTGGACCCTGATCAAGAGTGTGTTGAGATATGCTGTTCATTTTCAGCAGCGCCCCCATCAGGCCGGAGTGTGCCGTTTTATAACAAAATAATCGGAAGGCTGACCAAGGCCTTTAAACAATTTTCTTGCCGATTCTCCTCCGGTGAGGACAAAAGCTCTTGTTGGATTTTAAATCTCAGATTCAAATTCATCTGACCTTTCTTATCTGACCTTTCTGATCATCTGACTTGGGCCAGCAGCGCCCTCTACTGGGCAGCGGAACGCGTCCCGCCCCTCGTCGGGCGGAGGAGATTAACGGAGCTGACTGGGGGATTTATCGCGCAGAGCCGAGTCCTTCAATCGGGCCTCTCACCTTCTGTTTGCTCAGCGGGACCAGACTCCCGGTTTAGAGGGACCCTGGGGACCTCTTGTTCACGTagcccccctctgccccccctccatccatcctctaCATCGCCTTCCTTCTCCCACCACACAGAGCAAACATCAGAGCTGCAGGGGTGCATTGTGGGGGAAGGCTGAAGCCATTGaccaggaggtgggggggggggggggggggggggtgtttgagttcaccctgcagcagcagcagcagtgggccTGGAGTCAAAGGTGAAGTCTGCAGCCCTTGAATACAGGAAAGAAGACTTTCCTGcaggtttttcaaaataaaagcgctcACTGTCCACGTCATCAATGCGCACGTTCATGCGAGTGTTCTCCTCCAGCGCTGCAAAGACAAGCTGAACTCTCTGGCCATCTCGGTGATGAACCTGTGGCCCGGGGTCCGCCTGCGGGTCACCGAGGGCTGGGACGAGGACGGCCACCACTCGGAGGAGTCGCTGCACTACGAGGGCCGGGCCGTGGACATCACCACCTCGGACCGGGACCGCAACAAGTACGCCATGCTGGCGCGGCTGGCGGTGGAGGCGGGCTTCGACTGGGTCTACTACGAGTCCAAGGCCCACATCCACTGCAGCGTCAAGTCAGGTGAGCCTTTtgattttcaaagtaaaagcctccGGAGGTTGAACCCTTGCATCTTTCTTTCCTGATAACTACCTCTATAAACAAATCTTATTCCAAGCAAATCCATCTTAGTGAGCTGGTTCCTGGTTCTTTCCTTCATCCTGGATTTACTAACGGGGAAGATTTAACCCTCAGGACATTTAGCTTTGTGGACTTTACAAAGCTCGCTCATCACTGACCCTCCTGCTTGCACCTACACTCACTTCAGCTCTCATATTTCCACTTTGTTTCTCTATCCGTCTCTTTTCCCACGTTTGTCCGCACTACTTTAACAATCCAACAATCCTGGTTGAATCGTTAACAGCTGATTCAAAAGAAACAAGCATCCAATCACAGAGGGTGATGGTCTGAAGCTAAAGATTTGATTCACAGTCACCAGACTGTTCAGGATGAATGAGGAAAGTATGAAGCTGGTTTCGGTTCCCCATTTTAATCTTtgatctgctgctgctctcgctGGCTTCTTCTCCGTGGCAACACCGCCGAGGCTCATGGGTACTGTAGTATTTGAAGCCAGAACACAAGGTCTCAGACAGAATGAGTGGATGAAtcgtgtatttgtattttttgtttctgtctcaTCCAGTAAAGATCAGCAGTAGTTTGCATGTTAATACCCGAGGACACGTTGACATTAAGGCTCCACGGTTTAAAgattctcctctttctctttttcctacTTGATCTCTCCTTTCCCTTCCCttgtctctccttccctcccagaTCGGGTTACGAGAGCCCGGTTCTTGACTTGATCAGAAGGGCAACCAATCAAGTTGGTatttttaatcatgtttttaagttctccttttttttttaaagaatttgtTCAACATTCTTCAAAAAAGAAGTTGTTGTTGAGAAGACAGCTGAAAAAGAATACACTCGAACCCTccttaaagacatttaaagggGGAAGTTGAGGAAACGACCACTAGTGGGCAGCAAAGCACCAGAACCTGAAGGTCACAACCCCCCCTCCGATATACAGCGGCTGAAAttagtattgaacacgtcactatttctctcagtaaatatatttccaaagaaactattgacatgaaattatcaccagatgttggtaacaacccgagtaatacaaacatacaagaaaccaaaataaagaagtttagaaataaagtgtgttaaaatgtgttataatgtaaaatgacacagggaaaaagtattgaacacatgaagaaagggaggtgcaaaaaggtctggaaaaccaagacaacagctgaaaactgtCAGTAATCAAAAACCAACCCAGAAAAtttgtcagtgcaaatgaatatgagctggttcagtcccaactgatggcctacaaaaaggtctcattgccaaggagtcacacaagacacgtcccatgatgggtaaCAGCAAAGAGCTCAAGACCTTCGCAACCTAATTGTGGGAAAAcccaatgatggcattggttagaGGCGCATTTctcagcttctgaatgttccagtgagcactgctggggccataatacggaagtggaaaaacaatcatttcaccattgatttgtttcgaccaggtgcttCTCGCAAGATTTCtcacagaggagtgaaaagaagaatcagaagagttgtttaagagccaaggaccacttgtggagagcttcaaaaagagctgcaattagcaggttgtctcaaagaaaacagtaagtaatgcactGCACCTCCATGGCCtgtgtgcacgctcaccacgcagGACTCCATTgatgaaaaaaagcatgttgaagcttgtttagagtttgctgcacaacatttggaaaagccagtgaaatacaggGAGAgcgtagtgtggtcagatgagatgccataatacacaccatgtttggaggagaaatggcactgcacatcaccctaaaaacaccacacCAACAGtggagtttggaggtgggaacatcatgtgTGGGGGCTGCTTCTCAGCAAATGGTTCTGGCAAACtacacataattgaaggaaggatgaaggggcaaatttacagagacattcttgacagaaatctgctgccatccaccaggatgatgaagatgaaacgtgggtggacatttcagcaagacaatgatcccaaacacacagccaaggaaagtCAACTGGTGtcaaagaaaggaaataaagctgctagaatggcccggaatcacctgacttaaatcccactgaaaatctatggaaaaaaacgaaaattcatagaagaggcccacagaaccttcaagatttgaagactgtttgtgtggaagaatgagccaaaatcccaccagagcaaagcatccgactagtttctccagacaggaggcgtcttgaagctgtcattaccaaccagcttttgtacaaagtattgaataaatatcagtaagcgtgttcaatacctttttccctgtgtcatttcacattattacacataactttatttctgaacgcCTTTGCTCTGGTCTCTTTGTACGTATGttttacttgggttgttacatctggtgaaaatgtcctGTCAATCACTCCTTAGGAAATATATtgactgagaaaaatggtgacgtgttaaatacttatttcacccaccgaatatgtataaaaataatgttttttattattttgaattaaattatcggatttttatttatttaaaaaaaaaagtatatttaaagaaaaaaagggtcctggagagaaatgtgtgcagccttttaaagattgaccggctgctccttcctcctccaggtgaCTCACCTCATCAGGCTTCCTCCCTTCTCCAAATATTTATCCTAGATAGACTTCTCtagtgtctctcacacacacacacacacacacacacatacacacacacacacacacacacacacacacacacacacacagctcattgtTCCTTGATGTTCAGAGGAAGAAGTCAATATGTAACTTAAAGGATTGAAAAGATATAATTGTGCAACTTTGCATGGAAGAAGATTCCTGAGAACacgaaaaaataaaaccaaaaaacactGATGGGAAAATACAATTCTGAAattgtaaatatataatattagatCATCTCAACACTATAATTCTATTCAAAGTCATGTGACTTTCTGGCATACCTCACCCTGCTGACCCCCCCACGTCTGTCTCCTGGTCAGATCACTCCATGGCGGCCAAATCCGGAGGCTGCTTCCCCGGCGAGGCCTCGGTGACGCTGGCGAGCGGCGCTCAGAAGCCCATCGGCGACCTGCGACCGGGAGAGCGGGTCctggcggcggcgggcggcggcgaGCTGGTCTACAGCGAGGTGCTGGTCTTCCTGGACCGGGACCCGGTCGCCCGGAAGCTCTTCTACACGCTGCACACAGAGGCCGGGGCGCGCCTCTCGCTCACCGCCGCCCACCTGGTGTTCGTGTCCGGGGGGAACTGCTCGGAGGGCGGCGCCCTCGGGGCCGTGTACGCCAGCGACGCCCGGCCGGGGCAGTGCGTGCTGGTGTCGCCGGGGGAGGCGGGTCGGGGGCGCCTGTCCCGGATCACCCGGGTCAGCGTGAGGGAGAGCAGGGGGGCGTTCGCGCCGCTCACGCAGCACGGCACGCTGGTGGTGGACGGCGTGGTGGCGTCCTGCTACGCGGTGGTGGACCAGCACTCCCTGGCCCACTGGGCCTTCTCGCCGCTTCGGCTGCTCCACAGCTGGACTGGTTCCACTGGGAGCCACCGGGACGGGGTCCACTGGTACTCTCGGCTTTTACACTGGCTGGGCAGGATGCTGCTGGACTCGGGGCGCCTCCACCCGCTGGGCGCGGCTCAGGGAGACAGGTGAGGTCAGCGAAAGGACCCATGGGGTGGAGACTTTTGACTGGACAGGACCACGATGGGCCGCCTGGCGTGTGGGTTTCTCCTGAGGCATGATGGGAGTTTTACAAGCAGTGAGGAAGGAGCTGTGAACGGACACAGGTGAACCAAAAGAAACACTCTGAGGCAAAAGGACTCAAAGGCTATAAGTGACTCTGGGGAACCATCACTGAGGTTGGGATTTAGAGGTCGGAAACATTTCCAGGTGCAAAGTTCTGAGCTTTTAAGGGATTCTACTCTCCATCTTTACCCTCTTATCCGGGgtcttccccttcctcctccacatctAGCAGCTGTGACTGGGGGGCACGAGGCGTTCCCAGTGTGGAGCGCTAATCTCTCCACTCGTCTTCTCCGAGGCCTCTTCCCAGTATTCCGGTATCTGATAACAAATAAGAGGGATTTATGTTCATGCACAGTTTTAAAACATCCCTGGCGTGTTTTTACCACTTTAACAATGTAGATAGTCCATTAGAAATACTGTATTGCATGGAATTAACCCCATGAAGTCAAGTTCAAATAACTCAATTGCTTCACTGTTACTGGTTTAGTTCCCTGTGAATCTTCATCTTCATTGGAAATTACAgggatgtttttcaaaaaccCAATCAATCAAAAATCTTAATATGCAATTAATTTGTTTCTAAAATATTACCAATCATGAACTACCCTAAACGGCTTCTTGAAATTGCTTGATTAGtcaaaatgtgacaaaatgtgTCAATGAAGGGAAAGTTATGCAGATAATGAAGTATGAAATGTCATTAATCCCATTAAGCTCTGAATACTGTCCACCGGTGTGTCATATTCTATTTAATAATACTACTTTAATCATTAAATGATTTGTATTTAAGTATCATTTGTTTACACAAATCCAATAATGTTCATGAAGTTATTTTgggtgaaaaaaagatttattttttaaattaaattatatgtaAATgagtgttgtcttttttttttttgtcccgctGACACGTGAACGCACCATCAGTGACATCTACCGGCTGCAGGAGTCTCCCGCGTCCGCTCGGGACGGATTTAGCCCTCGCTTCAGACTTTGTGTGCAGAAATAAGGCCGCGCGTAACGACGGACACACACCGCTTGCATGTAAGCAACAGATGGCGGCTAATAATACCGCCGCGCTGCGCCTTTAAGGGGCCGACTGAGGAGGAAACTTAATATCCCCGAATGTCCAGTCTCCATCATTTATCAGTGAGAACAGCCGAGCTCTGAACCTCTTTCTGCCTTgctctgtttttgtcttgtccCACATAAACCGGATTAAATTACGCATCGCACCTCTAAGAAGCGGTCACCGGATTAGAGCCACGCGCAGCGAGCCACGTCGCCCCCCCGGACGGGTTTTACGCGCGGTCCGTTTCCAGAGTAGAGGGTCTCCTTCGacaacgtttcccccccccccctcctcccgccccaaaaccctccgtctctctctctccttctgcaccGACCGGGGAGCCCTCCACGCCGCCAGACATGGCCGAGATCGGGAAAGGGGGCACGGCCGGGAAACTGGCGATCAGCGTCCAGAAGAGGCTGACCAGAGCGCAGGAGAAGGTACGCACGTCCTCCTGTCCCTGGGAGACCCCCGATCCACAACTTTCTACCTTCTAATGCCTCTCGCGTAGTGGTACTCCGTCAGGTTGAGGGTGTAGCTGCACTGACTGTTTGATGTCTGGGGCACAATGGGCAGCATTAAACCGGAATGTGGGGGTCAACCTGGAGGCAATAATATATGT
Encoded proteins:
- the LOC119220628 gene encoding indian hedgehog B protein-like, encoding MLLPTLVTCLAGCAFLLSPVSEGCGPGRGYGKRRSPRKLAPLAYKQFTPNVAEKTLGASGRYEGKITRNSERFKELTPNYNPDIIFKDEENTGADRMMTQRCKDKLNSLAISVMNLWPGVRLRVTEGWDEDGHHSEESLHYEGRAVDITTSDRDRNKYAMLARLAVEAGFDWVYYESKAHIHCSVKSDHSMAAKSGGCFPGEASVTLASGAQKPIGDLRPGERVLAAAGGGELVYSEVLVFLDRDPVARKLFYTLHTEAGARLSLTAAHLVFVSGGNCSEGGALGAVYASDARPGQCVLVSPGEAGRGRLSRITRVSVRESRGAFAPLTQHGTLVVDGVVASCYAVVDQHSLAHWAFSPLRLLHSWTGSTGSHRDGVHWYSRLLHWLGRMLLDSGRLHPLGAAQGDR